The segment AGCCTGATGGACTTCCTCATCAAGGACGCCACCCGGCTGAAGAAGCGGCTGGCGACCGCGGAGGGCCGGAAGCTGGACACGCACCTGGAGGCGCTGCGCGACATTGAGCGGCGGCTCACCAACGTGGGCGCGCTGGGGTGCGTGAAGCCGGAGGCGCCGTCGGAGGCGCTGAGCGACCTGGGCAACCTGGACAACATGCCCGGCCTCACCCAGCTGCACATGGACCTCATCGCCCGCGCCTTCGCGTGTGACCTGACGCGCGTGGTGACGATGACCATCCCCGGGCCGTCCATGCCGTGGATCGACATCCCGGAGGACATCCACAACGACATCGCGCACCGCACCGACACCCAGTCGCAGCCGGAGCGCACGGAGATCCGCCTGCGCATGGTGCGCGTGCAGCAGTGGTACTCCGAACAGCTGGCGCTGCTGATGGACAACCTGGCGGCCATCCCGGAGGGCAGCGGCAGCGTGCTCGACAACACCGTCATCCTCTGGGGCAACGAGCTGGGGGACGCGGCCGGCCACATGAACGTGTCCATCCCCACGGTGCTGGCGGGCGGCGCGGGCGGCAAGTTCCGCATGGGCCGCTACCTGACCCTGCGCCCCAACGACCGCGACCCGCTGGGCAACTGGAAGGGCCCGGGCAACCCGCTGCCCGGCGCGGTGGAGCACAACAAGCTGCTCACCTCCATCGCCCAGGCCTTTGGCATCAACGTGGACCGCTTCGGCCACCAGGACTACACCGGCACGCTGTCCGGCCTCACCTGACGCTCACGGGCCGCCTGCGGCCCTCCAGCCCCCTGCCTTCGGGGGGCTGAAACGACAACGGGAGCGGGCCTGGTTTCTGGCCCGCTCCCGCTTTCATTTCCGGACTTCGCGTGAAGCGGTGGGGCTACCCGCCGAGCGCGCCGTTGATGAGGGGCGCGAGGATGCTCATGCCCGCGTCCTCGTTGTTGTAGTTGTTCGCGGGCTCGTAGATGCGCACGCGCTGGTTGCCGTTGATGAAGCGGTTCAGGAACACGTCCATCGACACGAACTCGCTGTGGCAGGCGTAGGACTGCCAGGGGCTGGAGGCGTACTCGTACCAGTACTTCTTCTCCATCTTCTGGCAGGCGTGCGCGCCCACGAACGTGATGATGGTGCTGCAGTGGCTGGCGTTGATGGGGCGGTGGTGCGGGATGAAATAGCTGAAGTTGTTGTACTTGTTCAGCTCGTTCACGAACGCGTCCTGGTCCTGCTTCCAGTAGGCGTGCACGGAGGCCTGGTCGTTGGGCGTCTTGAAGCGCTCATAGGAGTAGCGCGAGTAGTTGTAGTCCCGCGTGTAGCCCGTGTACGCCAGCTGGTCGTTCGGGAACTCGGTGGCGACCATCTTGTTGATGGTGCCCATGTCGTTGATGTTGAAGCTGGCCGGCAGCAGGCTGAACACCGAGTCCAGGTTCCACGACGAGCGGATCTTGTCGTGCAGGGGGCGCGACAGGGAGTTGCTGTTCGGCGCCATGAAGATGGGGCCGGAGTCGTTGAGCAGGTAGCCGCGCGCCGGGTTGATGGCCTTGCGGATGAAGTAGTAGCCCGCCGACGTGGACGTGCCGCCCGCGCTGTAGCCCGTCACCAGCAGCTTCTGCACGTTGGTGAAGTTCTGCTTGGCGTAGTTCGCCGCGGCGATGGTGTTGGTGTAGCCGGAGTGGTGCCACACGAGGGGCGCCTGGCCGCCGGTGGTGTCCGTGTACGTCTTCACGTTGTTGCCGACGTGCACGTCGCCCGTGCAGTACGGCAGGTAGACGATGTTCCAGTCCTTCGTGGCGATGTCCTTGCGGTCACGGAAGGGCAGGCCCGGGTCCGCCCCGTTGACGATGGGGGACACGTACTTGGCCGTGAACTGCGTCATGTAGTCGTCGGGGATGCCGTTGGGGTTCGCCGCCCCCAGGATGCCCGTGCGGCCGCTACAGGAATCGTAGTCCCAGCACGCACCGCCACCTTCCATCATGAACAGCAGGTTGGGCGACGACGTGCGGTGCACGAAGAACTTGTACTGCGAACCGTTGCCGCACTTGGTGCCGGGCAGCGTCACCTTCTGCCAGTTGTAGGTGTTTCCGCCGTCCACCAGGACGTCGACGATGCCTTCCACCAGCACCTCGGCGCGAGCGGAGCTCACGGGGGCGGCGAGGGCCAGAAGGCTCATCCAGAGAAAACTTCTCATGCGGCTTTCCTCCACGGGGGGGTTGGGTTTCGGCCGGGGATGATACGCTTTGTTTATCAGCCGGAAGCAGGGAAGCAGGGCATGAGCTGAAAATAGTGAATTTCACGGAGGGCGCAGCTTTCCAGCGGGGAGGACTGGAATTGCCGCCTCGCGTCAGGGATTGAACAGTCTTTGCCGCGTCGCGCCATCTGTCTCATGTATCATTTGCGCGCCGCGTCGCGGTGGCCGCGTGAATGGGTTGCGGTGGGCGTCAGGCGCGCGGTATGGCCTTGGGCATGAGCACGCATGCGCGGTGGAAGCTGCCCCTGGCCTCGGCGGGTGTCCTGGTCCTGGCAATGGGCGCCTGGCTGACCCTGGGAGGCCCTCCCGCGGACGACACCGGGGCGGCGCCCCCGGCCGCCCCCGTGGCCATGACGCCGGTGCAGGGCCCCGCGCCCGTCTTCAGCGGGGGGGCCGCGGTGCCCCGGATGCAGGATGGCGGGCTGGACCTGGTGGGCGCGGCGGCGGCCCAGGTGCAGGCGGAGGCGCCCCCGGAGGAGCCCTCCGGCCCCTACCCGGTGGACCTGGAGGCCCTGCGCGCGAAGCTGCCGGACAACCTGTACTGGGAGACGGGCGTGCCCACGACGGAGCCGGCGGAGCTGCGGCGGCGCGCGGAGGTGGAGGCGAAGTGGAACACCCTCTTCGGCCGGGTGCAGTCCAACGAGGCCACGGTGGAGGAGGTGCAGCAGCACTTCGAGCACCGCCGCAAGGTGTCCGAGGACGCCATCACCTTCGCCACCACGATGCTCGCGGACTACGGCGACAAGCTGCCGACGCAGGACAAGGGCCTCCTGGAGCTGAGCGTGCGCCTGCACCGCGCGCGGCTGGCGGAGATCCCCCGGCAGCAGGAGGACGCGCTCGCGCGCCGCGAGGCCCATGCCCAGCGGCAGCGCGAGTGGCGTGAGCGCGGCGGCGGCCGTCAGCCCTGAAGGGCGTCCACCGCCCCCGGGAAGGTCCGGATGAGCGGGGAGCGCACGGCGGCGGAGGCCACCCACAGCTGGTGGGAGGAGCGGGTGACGGCGACGTGCAGGCGGCGGCGGGCCTCGTCGTCCGCGGGGTAGGCGCGGGCCGTCACGTCCGGCAGGACGACGTAGTCGAACTCCAGCCCCTTCACGTTGTCCACGTCCGTCACGTCCACGCCGGGCTCGAAGGAGAAGTCCCCCTCCAGCACCAGCCGGGCCCAGGGCATCTCCGCGATGACGCGGTGGAACGACTGGGCGGCCTCCCGGCTGCTGGCGATGACGCCCACCGACGCGTGCGGCTCGCGCAGCACCAGGTCGCGCAGCGCATCGCCCAGGAACAGCCAGGCCTGGGCCTCGTCGGGGAAGTGGTGGAAGCCCACGGGTGCGCCCTCGCGGCCGGCCTTCGCGGGGGAGGCGGGGGCCTGGGTGCCCAACACGTGCTGCGCCAGCTCCACCACGGGGCGCGGGCAGCGGTAGGACACCTGGAGCCGGCAGGTGGCGGCGTCGCGGATGCCCAGCTCCTCCAGCGCGGCGTCCCAGCCAGCGAAGCCCGCGGTCGTCTGCTGCATCTCGTCGCCCGCGAGCGTGCAGCTGCGGCTGTCGCCCAGCAATTGCCCCACGACGAAGAGCTCGAAGAGGGAGAAGTCCTCCGCTTCGTCCAGGACGACGTGCGCCAGCCGCTCCGCGCCCAGCGCGCCCCTCTGCGCCTTGAGGAACATCAGGATGGGCAGGTCGTCGAAGTCCAGCGTGCCCGCGAGCGCGTCCGGCGTGTCGGCTTCAATCGCCTTGCCGTCCACGGTGGCGAGCCGCTCCTCGTCGTAGTCCCGGTACTGGCGCTCCAGCGGCACGGCCGTCTGGAGCTTGGTGTGCTCCACCGTCTCCGCCACCACCGTGCGGGGCAGCTCGCCCTTCGCCTCCGTCACCACGGACTCCAGGAAGGCGCGGTCCATGAAGGCGTCCGCCAGCCGGATGCGCAGCCGCTCCAGGGTGAGGGGCTGCGCGCCCTTCGCCCTGGGCAGGCTCACGCGCTCCGCCAGCCTGTGGCGCAGCACGGGGTGGCGCTTGAGGCGTGAGACGAGCGCGGGCGTCTCCGGGGCCAGCTTGAGGCCCGGCACGCTGAAGGCCGAGCGCGCGGTGCTGAGCGACCAGGCCTCCAGCGTCTCCACGGACACCTTGCCCAGGCCCAGGGGCGCGAGCAGCCGGCGCGTCAGCCGGGCCAGGCCCTCCTCGGGGACGACGACCTTGGTGCGCGCCTGGGGGAACTTCTTCGCGTCGTCGAAGGCGACCTTCGCCAGCCGGTGCAGCGCCACCGTCGTCTTGCCGCTGCCCGCGCTGCCCAGCACCAGCAGCGGCTGCTCCGGCCCGGTGCTGACGGCCGCGTACTGCTCCGCGTCCAGGAGCGCCGTCACGCCGAAGGCGTCCTCGACGTGCGTGGCGCCCCGGCCCACGCCCAGGGCGCCGGGCCGCGCGGCGGTGCCGGTGCCACCGGAGAGCACGGAGGACGCGTCGCGCCCTCGCGCGTGCCAGCGGCCCTGCGCGTCGCGCTGGAGCAGATGGGGGCCGGTGCTGATGCGGGTGAGGACGCCCTTCTCGATGATGACCAGCCGGCGGGCCTCCACCTCGCCCTCGGAGAGCCGGTCTCCGAAGTACTCCTCATAGGAGTCGCCCTCCTCGTAGTTGTAGAAGACGCGGGCGACGGGGGCGAACCTCCAGTCGATGACGCGCACCCCGGCTGCGAGGTTGGCGAAGCTGGTGCGGCCGAGCAGGTAGTCGCGCTGTCCGGTGGGGCCCGCGAGCCGCAGGTGGGCGAAGTAGGGCGCGTTGCTGTCCGGCAGGGGCACGACCTCCTGCCGCTCCAGCATGGAGCGCACCTCGTTCATCTGGGTGAAGACGTGCGGCAGGTCCGCCGCGTGCGCGGTGGTGGCGTCGTCGCGCAGCACCTGCAACTGCGCCATCAGCCCCCGCGTGTCCAGCGTCCGCTCCGCGGCCAGGCGGCGCGCCTCCGCGAGGGCGTGCTGGACCCGCGCCAGCAGGGCCTCTTCCTCGGCGATGAGCGCGAGCGCCTCCGTCGACAGCTCCTGCTCCGGGCCGGCCATGTCCCTTCCTTTCGCGCCGCGCGAGGAGGCCGGCGCCACGCCGGTCTCCCATGCGCGCATCCAGCTTCGCGGCGCGTGCAAGTTGACGTCTGGTTCATCCCCGGTCAACCCGTTGGATTTTCGGGCCGTCTTGCTATGGTGAAGCGCGTGGTTGAGGCGCCGGTCCGGCCCTCCCACGTCGCTTCGCTCCTCCTTCGACTTCCGCCGTGGCGGGTTGCCTCCCCGGAGGACGAGGCGGGTGTCGCCGACTGGTCGCTCCGGGGGGCCGTCTGTCGGGTGGCGGCGCGCACCGGAGGCGGGTGGCTTCTAACGGCGCGTGGGGCTTGCTTGCGTCCGCGTCCAGCCCGAACACGGAGGATGCACCGGATGATCTCGAAGAACTCGCCGTTCCGCTGGACGCTCTCGCTCGCCGTCGCGCTGGGGGTCGCCACGTCCGCGTGGGCCCAGGACTCCGAGCCCCTGACGGAGACGGAGACGGAGACGCGCACGACGACCGTGATGACGGAGCCGGTGCGGCCGCAAGGGCGCATGGGGCCGGAGTTCGCGGTGAGCGGGAACGTGGGCCTGGGCGCAGGGTACGTCTACAAGGACGGACTGAGCTCCACGGGCACGGTGGAGAGCCTGAAGATCACCGAGTCCGCGAAGGTGTCCATCCCCATCATCGCGGAGCTGGGCTTCCGCGCGACGCCGAACTTCTACCTGGGCGTGTGGGGCAGCTGGGAGAAGGTCTTCACCAAGGAGAACCCGGTGTCGTGCCCGACGGGCTTCGACTGCTCGACCTACCAGTGGCGCGTGGGGCCGGAGGTGCGCTACCACCTCGCGCCCGACGCGGGGTTTGATCCGTGGATCGGCCTGGGCGTGGGCCTGGAGATCCTCAAGAGCCACGTGGAGGGCACGACGCAGGTCCCGGTGGCCCCGGGCGTCGTCGTCCCCGCGACCGTGGACACGCGCGTCACCGACAGGGGCCCGACGTTCGCGCGCCTCGCGCTGGGGGCTGACGTGCGCCTCACCCGGGCCCTTGCCGTGGGACCCATCATCACCGCGTCCATTGGCAGCTACACGGTGCGCACCGGCACCCAGACGCTGGACATCACCGGCGTGGGCGAGCGCCCCGGGGTGCTCGCCCAGGTGGATGACGGCTTCCACGCGCTGTTCACCGTGGGCCTGCGGCTGGCCGTGCTTCCGCTCTGAGTCTTGGAAGAAAGCGGGACGGCTCCGGAACCTGGAGCCCGGGTGAGGTGTCTGGGGGCGCGACCCCCACCTCCCCGGAGGGAGCATGTCTCGCAAGGTGTTCGTCGTGGTGGCCAGGCTCGCGCTCCACCGGGGAGGCCAACCGCTGTCGCTCACGTTCACCCGCGCGCGCCTCCGAAGCTCAGGCCGCCTTCCGCGCGGAGTTCTCTTCCATCCACTGGGCCAGGTCCGCCGCGGTGCCCTTCTTCTCCATGGGCGGGACGAACGCCGTGCGCCGCGACACCTCCAGCTCCCAGCTGGCGTCGAAGTAGGGGCCCACCTTGATTTCAGGCGCGAGCGAGATGCCCTTCTGCGAGTAGGGCGTCGCCTTGAGGCTCACCTCCGCGTCCTTGCCCGCGGCCTTCAGCGACCCCGGCACGTCGCCGGTGAGCAGGCGCTCCAGGGCGCCGCTCTCCTGGAGCCTGCGTGAGTTGCCCTCGATGCTGACCTCCACCGCCATGCCCACGCCGTTGCCCTGGTAGGTGCCGGCGCCGTCCAGCGACAGCGTCACCTTGCTCTTCTTGCCGGCGCCCATCTGCTCCTTCGCGGCGCCGAGCGTGCCCCTGGGGTCCTCCAGGAGCTTGTCCACCGTCACGCCGGAGGGGATGGGGAAGCGCGTCTCCATCTCCACCTTGCCGTTGACCTTGCCGGTGCCGCCCAGCGACACGCCGCCCTCGAAGGGCAGCTTCATGTTGTCCGGCCCCGTCACCGTGCCCTTCGTGCCCAGGCCCTTGCTCAGGCTGCCGCTGAGCTCCACCTGGAGGTTCTCCTTCAGCACGAGGTCGGAGGGCTTCCCGTCCTTGAACTCGATGCGCAGCGACTTCTCCCCCCGGCCCTTGACGTCCGCGCCCGCCGAGTCCACCAGCGTCCCCTTGAGGTCCAGCTCCGCGGTGAGCTGCGCGACGCTGGCGCCGCGCACCTCCATGGCCGACATCTTGCTCTGGAGCCAGTCCATGTCCTCCTGCGAGGGGGGCGGCCTGGGCGTGCCCGCGATGTTGCACTCCGCGCCGGACTGCACGCGCCCCAGGATGTCCTGGGCCCTGGCCACGTCCTCCGGCGTGTCGAGCTTGTATTCGACCTTGCCGCCGCCACCGCCCAGCGCCTTGAGCTCCAGGCCCTTGAGCTTGCTGGTGCCAATCCCTCCCAGCACCTCCGCGTCCATGCTCAGCGTGTAGACAGGCTTCTTCTGCGTCGCGCCCGTCTTCGGGTCTGTCTTCTCCTCCACGTCACAACTCACTTCGTACTGGGCCTTCGTGTTCAGCCGGCCCAGCTTGATGCCACCGTCGAACCCGCCGGACAGCGAGTACTTGTCGCCGGGCTTCATGGATTCGATCTGCTTCTTCGCGTCGAGCACTTCAGGCTTCGCGTTGCTCAGCGCCTTCAGCGTCCCGTCCACCTTCGACTCCAGCCAGGCATAGCCGGGCAGGTTCTGGCGCGCGGTCTCCTGCAACTGCTCCAGGACCCCTGGCGGCTCCGCGGACGCCCCGCCCGAGGCCCATACCTCGGGCGCGACGACCCCCTCCACGCCGCCGGAAACCCCCAGGCCCCCGTGCAAGCCCTTCACCCCGCCCGCGGCGCCACCGGCCGCCTGCGGCCCTGCGCGGCCCCTCACCTCGAACACATCCGCCGCGTGTCCGGGAGCAGGCCGCTGCGCGGGCCGGTTCGCGGGCTCCTGCGTGGGCGGTGCGGGCGGCCGACGGGGGACGACCGGAATGGAGGGAGTCTGCGTGCGCGAAAGGAAGGTCATGGCCGGGCTCCTGGGCAGGGTGGAACCTGCCTCACGCATCCAGGACAGCCGGTCCGGAATTCTTTTGCATTGCCGGTCGCGCCTTTCCGAACCCCCTGATTCCAGGAGGTCCGGAGCCGGCGACAGGCAACGCGGGGGCTACTTGCCCAGGATTCCGCCGAGCATGCCGCCCAGTCCGCCACCGCCCTGGGTGCCTCCGCCGCCCGCGAGCATGGGAGCCACCGCGAGGATCTTCCCCACGAGGCCGGGGTCCAGCCGGGACTTGAGGAAGTCGAGCAGCAGGGGCGCCACCAGGG is part of the Corallococcus soli genome and harbors:
- a CDS encoding pectin acetylesterase-family hydrolase, whose amino-acid sequence is MSLLALAAPVSSARAEVLVEGIVDVLVDGGNTYNWQKVTLPGTKCGNGSQYKFFVHRTSSPNLLFMMEGGGACWDYDSCSGRTGILGAANPNGIPDDYMTQFTAKYVSPIVNGADPGLPFRDRKDIATKDWNIVYLPYCTGDVHVGNNVKTYTDTTGGQAPLVWHHSGYTNTIAAANYAKQNFTNVQKLLVTGYSAGGTSTSAGYYFIRKAINPARGYLLNDSGPIFMAPNSNSLSRPLHDKIRSSWNLDSVFSLLPASFNINDMGTINKMVATEFPNDQLAYTGYTRDYNYSRYSYERFKTPNDQASVHAYWKQDQDAFVNELNKYNNFSYFIPHHRPINASHCSTIITFVGAHACQKMEKKYWYEYASSPWQSYACHSEFVSMDVFLNRFINGNQRVRIYEPANNYNNEDAGMSILAPLINGALGG
- a CDS encoding ATP-binding domain-containing protein, whose translation is MAGPEQELSTEALALIAEEEALLARVQHALAEARRLAAERTLDTRGLMAQLQVLRDDATTAHAADLPHVFTQMNEVRSMLERQEVVPLPDSNAPYFAHLRLAGPTGQRDYLLGRTSFANLAAGVRVIDWRFAPVARVFYNYEEGDSYEEYFGDRLSEGEVEARRLVIIEKGVLTRISTGPHLLQRDAQGRWHARGRDASSVLSGGTGTAARPGALGVGRGATHVEDAFGVTALLDAEQYAAVSTGPEQPLLVLGSAGSGKTTVALHRLAKVAFDDAKKFPQARTKVVVPEEGLARLTRRLLAPLGLGKVSVETLEAWSLSTARSAFSVPGLKLAPETPALVSRLKRHPVLRHRLAERVSLPRAKGAQPLTLERLRIRLADAFMDRAFLESVVTEAKGELPRTVVAETVEHTKLQTAVPLERQYRDYDEERLATVDGKAIEADTPDALAGTLDFDDLPILMFLKAQRGALGAERLAHVVLDEAEDFSLFELFVVGQLLGDSRSCTLAGDEMQQTTAGFAGWDAALEELGIRDAATCRLQVSYRCPRPVVELAQHVLGTQAPASPAKAGREGAPVGFHHFPDEAQAWLFLGDALRDLVLREPHASVGVIASSREAAQSFHRVIAEMPWARLVLEGDFSFEPGVDVTDVDNVKGLEFDYVVLPDVTARAYPADDEARRRLHVAVTRSSHQLWVASAAVRSPLIRTFPGAVDALQG
- a CDS encoding DUF1552 domain-containing protein, whose product is MPRDISRRSLLKLLSGTAMAAPFAHLLTSSVAEAADAAPLRFIALFTPHGVLPEYWTPKGGETDFNIDFENSVLQPLQRHRSKLLVLDGLDYRVLYEHGRTGHEGGPVTFLTGSEVVVDSGDELPGGPSLDQVIGNTVGGSTQFRSLQLHAFEQFGAQHVYNSISFTENGSRVPFELNPANVYKRLFGSMGGSSAEAQAILSKRKSLMDFLIKDATRLKKRLATAEGRKLDTHLEALRDIERRLTNVGALGCVKPEAPSEALSDLGNLDNMPGLTQLHMDLIARAFACDLTRVVTMTIPGPSMPWIDIPEDIHNDIAHRTDTQSQPERTEIRLRMVRVQQWYSEQLALLMDNLAAIPEGSGSVLDNTVILWGNELGDAAGHMNVSIPTVLAGGAGGKFRMGRYLTLRPNDRDPLGNWKGPGNPLPGAVEHNKLLTSIAQAFGINVDRFGHQDYTGTLSGLT